GCCCTCAACGACCCTCCATGCCCGTCCGGGCTCAGGGCAAGCGAACCAGGGGACTCCAGCAAAAGCTTTCCGTCGTAATCAACCGCAGGCATCATCCCTTGTGAAAAGAAGATCACATCTGTTTCGGGAAGACCAAAGAAGCTGTTTTCTGCGAAAAACGATACCGTCGCCTCATGATTGATCCGGCTCGTCATAATGAACCACGGTATACTCACATCGAAACTAGAGCTGGCTGCACGGATTTTCTCTGCAAACACTTGGAAGAGTGTCGCTCCTCGCACAGGGGTTACCGGAAAAGTTCCCTTGGGTCCATCATAGCCAAGACGGGTTCCTTGCCCACCAGCTACGGTAAACGCGGCAACCCGTCCTGCCCGAAGAGCATTCTCGCCCAAAGAGCGGGCCTCGGCCCATTCTGAAGCACTCCCTCCCGCCTCGGGAAGTGCGATGAAGGGCGCCGGCTCGAGCTGTGTAAAGTCAGTGGACGCCTCCCCATCCCCGAGAACGAGAGTATCAACCAATCGTTGAATTTCATCGAGGTCGACTGCCTCTAGCTGCGAAACAAGACCCTCCTTTTGCTCTTCGCTCAAACCATCCCAAAAACGGAACACTTGCCCCTGGCCAGCCCGCTCAAATTCTTCCTTCAGTGTCTGATGATCCATCGCGCGAGAGTATTCCTCCCTGCAACACAGTTTTCGAGGAGAAACTTGGCATTACATCAACAAGCCTCACTTTCAGGTTTGCGCCTTCTCTTGACCGAATTCAGCCTTCTATCCTCCCGGGACAGCATCATGTCTGACGAAGAGAACCATCTACAACTGCTCTCCATCTTCCACTACATCCTTGGAGGTATTGGATGTGTGACTTCTTTTTTCCCGATCATACACCTGATTATCGGAATTGCATTGGCCGTCTCGCCCACGACTTTCGAAGGAGGAGATGAAGTCCCGACCATGATCGGATTAGCCTTCGCTTTGATCGCGGGATTATTCATCGTCGTTGGACTTGCCGGATCCATTTGTGTGATCCTCACTGGACGGTTTATCGCTCAAAGGAAGCATTACACGTTTTGTATCGTGATCGCCGCTATTGAGTGCCTTTTCATGCCCTTTGGAACGATTCTTGGGGTCTTTACCCTCGTCGTTCTCATGAAAGACTCGGTCAAACAGAGATTCGAAAACCACCCGACACCTCCAGAAGCTTCATCATGAAATCCTTTCTCTTTACCCTCTCAGGTCTCCTCATCGCCTTAGCTCACGTAGCCCACTCCGACACCCTTCATTTCCGGGAGCAAGGCTACTCGATTGATGCCCTTATCGGCGTCTCGACCGACGAGACTTTTCAATCGATGTCGATGTTTTTGCCCGTAACCGATGGATTTGCTCCCAACGTCAACGTGCAGATCCAGAGTTTCGTCGGAGACGTTGATGACTACGAACGCATCTCTCTGAAACAGATCAAACAAATGGGGATGTCTCTCCGGCAGGAAGTGAACAAGAGCGGAGACGAATTGGTGTTCTTCTACGAAGGGACCGCGAATGGCCGCGACCTTCGATTCTACAGCAAAGCCATTCGAAAAAACGGTAGTTACTATCTGGCGACAGCAACTGCCCTGCAATCCCAGTGGCCGATCGTGGGCAAACGCTTGATGGATAGCGTTGGTAGCTTTTCACTCGACGACTGAATGCCGCCCAGCGGCGCTTTTCCCCTAGTGAGTATCTGGGTTTTGCCGCCTACTCCTCTTCGAAACGGAAGATCACTTCCCCCTCGCGCACATAGCCAAGCCTCTCCCGAACGACTGCCTCGAGGAATACCGGATCATTCATAAGTTTACGGTAATACTTTCGCTGGCGCTCATACTCCGCCCTCTCGGTTTCAATTCTCTCTCGCAATTGGATCTCCCGCTCACGAAACTGACTATACTCCTTAAAACTCTGGCGCCCCACTACTGCGAAAATCACGAGTAACGTGAGGATCGAAGCGAGCAGAATCCATCGGACTACCTTTTCCACAAACCTCAAACTTTAGCTGAGAAAGCGCTCGGTTGAAAAGCCTGAAAACGGCGGAAGCAGAGAAGACTGGAGCCCATTTCTCATTAACCTTAAGCAGCATAGTTCAACCGTCGGTGAAGCGGACTCAAAAACACTCTATTGAACAGGAAACGGCTCTAGGACTCCACCGGACTCCGAAAAAGGAGGCGCACCGCTCCAAAGTTTGGAACGATCTCCAAACTAGAAAGGAGGAACAATCGATCGCCGTCCTGCCGGACCTCAATTTCTCTCGGATGCTGTACTCCTAGAATATCGGCGTGATCTCCGTAGACGACCTCCAGCTCCTCACCACCTTCGGATTCGAATTCGTGACGGAGTATTCGAAGATCCTGCTGGCTCAGATCAACTAATTCCTCCTTACCCCCTTCCCTTCGGAGAAAGATAATCCGAATGTAATCCTCCGACGTCCCATCGACATCCTCAACCGAAACAATCCTCCCTTCCTGGTTGAGAAGAATAGATATCAGCGGGCTATGAACCGAATCGAACACGTCCAAAACAAGCTGATCAATCTGATCCAAAGCCATTCGAGAACGGACGCCATTGGGTCCCCGTTCAAACTTCCAGAATCCGATACCGTCGAAACCAATTCCTATCTGGCCTGATTCATCCTCACGGCCAACCCGGACTAGATTCGGAGCCATATTGAGAATTTCGATAGAACCCTCTAGATCGTCCGTAGCGAATTGGCCAACGCGCCTCAACGAATTGAGAGCCGTCAAATTCACCCTTCCTCCACGCTCATTCATCAGTGCGTCCCGCAAAGCACTTTCACGTTGGAGTTGAGCCGCAGAATACCCGTTGCGATTTCGAGTTGGGTGGACAACATCCTCGACTCTCTCTTTCTCAACCATTTTAGCCCCATCATTCTCCGTCAAATCACGCTGCCCAAAAACGACCAAAAACAGCGCAACTAAAAGACAAACTCCCACGAAAACTATTCGCGACAAGGGATGGAGAATCTTAAAGAGTCGCTCAGCTCGCGAAACCGGCACCTCGGTTTCCTCATCAGGTGTCTCCGAATACTCGGCAAAAGTCTTCTCCCGCAAGACCAACGGGGGCTTGTCGTTTCTCTTTATGTTCATTCCAGCCGTCGCAAAAAGCTTACCATATTCACTCCTGCAAAGAAGAATTTTCGCTGCTACTCAAAAGGGCCTCAATCTCTTCGCAAAAGTCGTTTGAGCCGGCGACAAAGGGAGTCGAGCGGGCTTTCAAATCGAACAGTTGCAGTGGAAACGCAGGATCCCGAAGAAAACGATAGGGAACATCAAACTCACGAAAGAACGCCACAAAGGCAGCGATATCCCAGACTTTAACCTTAAAGTCCACCGCACCCTTGAGATGACCCAGGGCGACGTATACCCCTTCCATCGTGCTCGACCCAAGGGACCTCACTCGCTCGCGGTTCAAGACGGAGAGCAACTTTTCCAATATTCCTTTCGAGAGGGGAAACTGAATTCCGATCGGAGTCTGCTCTCCCAGATCCGCCACCCGCCTTTCCACTTGCTGGTCGCCGACAAAGATGCCTCGCCCGGCACCACCATGAATGAGTTGTCGTCCTGCAAAGTCGTAGACCCATCCGTAAACAGGCATACCATTTTCCAACAATGCCAAAGAAATGGCGCAGTTCGGCATTCCGATCGCAAAATTGTTCGTTCCATCCACTGGATCAAGAATCCAGCAAAAACGACTGACCAGGGGTTTGGGGGAGTCGAGATCCAACTCCTCGCTACAACAATCATCTTCTGAGAATTCACGTGCGATCCCACTCATGATCGAGTCCGAAATGATCCGGTCGGTTTCCGTGACCCGGCTTGCATCACTTTTCCATTCGCTCTCAACGGCACCAAAAGAATTGTGAAAGGGGAGAATCTGGGAACGCATCAAGTCGAGGCCAACGGTGATCCTCCTGTCGATTTCTGAGCCCTGGGGCATTATCCGGGAATCACGACCGGGTGAGATTCCACCATTTCCTCAAGACATTCCGACGCAATGGAAATCGCTTCGTCTACCGATTCATCATCATGGGCTGCACTCAGAAACCAATTGTGGTGGGGATGAAAAAACGCGCCCTTACGAACCGCCCGGGTGCAAAAATCCTGAATCTTTCTCAAATCTCGATCGTCTTCAAAAAATGGATACGGTGCGGCCCTTGGACCCGTGCACCGAAGCGAATAGCCAAACCGGCTGGCTGCATCGCTCAACCCCCGGCAGAGTCGATCCCCTACTCTCTCGATTTTCTCTGGTATATCGTCCCGCTCAATCACCATCAAGCAGGTCCTAGCAGCCGCCATAGCATCTGCATTATTCCAGTAACTTCCGGTGAGAAAGACCTTAGCTGCGGCCGATTTCAACGAGTCCCGACCGACCGCGGCCGAAATCGGAAAGCCGTTGCCCAAAGCCTTGCAGTAGCAGGCGATGTCCGGCTGAAAGCCGAATCGCTGATGCGAGCCACCGGTATGCAAGCGAAAGCCCGTCCGAATATCATCCAGAACCAAGACCACTCCCTGTCGATTACATTCCTTCTGCACTTCCAAAAGAAATCCATCTTCCGGCATTTCGGAGGGAGCGAACGAAGGGTGGTGGTAGGGAGTAACGAAGATTGCGGCAACTTGGCCTGAGAACGCATTCAGCATTCCGCGAAAGGATCCCAAGTCGTTCCACGTAAAACGGTGTATGTGTTGCCGGTCTTCTTCAATAATTCCACCGAAGCCGGGAGCGCACCATGCGTCGACCCCATGGTAAGCACCTTTAAGCATCAGGATCTTCTTGCGACCAGTTGCCTCACGAGCCACCTGAAGCGCCCAAGTCGTCACGTCGGAGCCATTCTTTCCAAAAACCGCCCAATCGGCGAAGTCCACCCGGTCTACGAGAAGCTCTGCAAGCTCCACAAACCCTCGGGACGGTTGGTTATACAAATTTCCTTTGCTCTTGGCTTCGGAGGCCGCTTCTTCTACCTCTGGATGGTGATAGCCAAGGACAATCGGTCCAAATCCGCACATGAAATCCAGGTAGACATTGCCGTCTACATCGGTGAACCGACAACCCTCAGCAGATTCAGCAAAGTAGGGAAAGACTCCCGGCAAACCGGCAGCGGGGCTAGTGTGCCCATACACGCCACCTGGCACCACCCGCACAGCCCGTTCAAAAAGAGAACGGGATTCGGCGAGACGACTATCGGAAAAAGCTGACATTCTTGGCCTATTACAGAAAAGTTATCTTCACGGTTTATCAGGAAGTCAATTTTCCGGCACTTTACGCTTTTACCGACTGCAAGTCACGGATTCGAGCGGTCCCCGGGAAGCAGTCTACGAACTCCTGTGGAATCGCGGATCCCACCTTCATGACCCGGCCACCTTCTTTCCACTGCAAACGAGAGGCGTGCAGAAAAAGCCGGGAACCCCGACTCTTCTGCCGAAATAACCGATTTGCCCTAAAATCACCATATTGACGATCACCCAGAATCGGCAGTCGATGGGCAGCGGCTTGGACCCGGAGTTGATGGGTCCGACCCGTCCTCGGCTGAAGCTGGAGCAAAGTCAACGGAAGAGCATTTCGCGAGAATGTGATCTCACGACCTCTCGTTTCAGCGGCTATCCCACTTGCTCCAACCTCAACCCTGATCTTGCCACTCACCCGCTTCTTTACCAACCGATCCGTCCAGGAAAACTCCCTGTCGCGGGGTCGTCCGACGACGATTGCCCAATAGTCCTTTTTCACGCGACCTTCCTCCCAAGCGCGACGAAACCAATTCGCCTTTTCGCCGGTCGCTAACGTCAACAGCCCCGAAGTCGGACCATCCAGGCGATGACAAAGCCGCAGCGAAAGTTCCGACGTGACGGTAAATTCCTCTTTGTCGGGTTGATAGGGAAGACAGAGAACCGATCGCGATCGATCTCCTTCCTCATTGGGATGAGACAATACCCCTTCCGGCTTCTCAACCACAACCCAATCGACGCCCGACGAGGCCACCCTGACTCCACGGCACCAGGGAAGCGCCCTCCACTCTGACGGAATCATCGGTAGTTGAACGTGATCTCCATTCTCGTGCGCTCACCCAAGGTGCGCACCATGTTCTCAGTCCAGATTCCGTAGGGTGCCCTCGCGTATATCGAATCAAGCGTAATCAGTGTACCAAGCTCGCCCGCAGTCGTCTCCACGATGCGGGCCTCATCAATAGACCCGTAACGATCGATGTAAAACTCCACCTTTACCGACGAAAAAGTAGAGTTCGCGCCCACGGAAACTTCTCGAATCAATCGATGCCATTCCGCCTGAATCGCTTCCAATGCTCGCTGGGTATAATCCCCAAAATCCGTGAGCCTCGAGTTGACCGCCAACTCACCACGGCGAGCTGCCCGCGCTTCCGAGCGGTTCAACGGGGCAAGCAAGACCTCCGCTCCCACTTTCTTTCGCGGCAACGGACGAGCTGCAGGATTATTGAGCGAAGGCGATTGCTGCTCATTTGCCGAGTCCAAAGGTCCGTCATCGAGCACGATGGAACCCGGCCGACGGTCGGGTTCATCCACCCTGTTTTGCTCCCCCTCTTCTTGAGTGGGTATTCGGGTGCCTTCTCCTTCTTCGACCGGTTTTACCCAATCCGGTGTTTCACGTTCGGCACGGGGAGCGAGATCTCCAAGAGTTCCTCCACCCGCTTCGACTGGGGGCTGCTCTGTAGCAGCCTCACTGTAGACCCCCGGCTGAAACTGTTCTCTCGTATCCCCTCTTTCGAGGAAAGTCTGGGATAGATCATCGGAATCCCGAGAAGGGAAGTCCGACTCCGAATCCGCAACGGGTTCTGGCTCTGCGGCCTGCTGATCACGGGCCCCAAAGTTAACCGTTTCATCCGGAGGGTTCGAGGGAACGTTCGGATTGGGCTCCACGAAACGCTCGTTGAATGGCTGTACATAGACCTCAATCTGTCGGTTTTGATTTTCTTCCGCCTTGCGGACCGAACTATCAGAAAAAGCAGAGTCGAGCTGCCAAGCACCCGTCCAATTGACTGCCACTGATATCCCAATTGCCAGTAGCCACACTGCAAGACGACCAGACCAAGTGGTCTTCCGAACCTCTCCAAACCAATTTGTCATCCTTAAACCCCAACCACGCTAGGTCGGCTTATCCTCAAACTCAACAAGGTTCCTGGACTCTCCAAAAGCACTATGCTGCGACCTTTTACTCCCTGTCGGTGCCTTGGTAGGTGATACCCGGGTGCCAAACAAAGCTTCCCGCCTATCAAGTTTCGTTCAACACCTACTACATTTTTTCCTAGCGGTTCTCCCGCCCAACGGACACCTTACCACCTGTGCTACGATATTTCCTGAAACGATTGTTGATTTCGATTCCGGTCCTTTTCGCAGTAGCGACCATCACTTTCTTCCTTGTTCGAGCTGCACCAGGGGATCCGTTTTCCGACGAGAAAAAAATCCCCGAAACGAGTCGCGAAGAAATCGTAGCCTTCTACGGACTCGATAAACCCATCTACAAACAGTATTTTCAATTCCTTGGAAATATCGCGCGGCTTGACCCCGGATACTCCTACTCGCACTCCGGTTACACGGTACTTGAGATCGTCTCCCACCACTTCCCCATAACGCTCGCCTACGCTTTACCCGGATTTCTCCTCGCGCTGCTTCTTGGCATTCCTCTCGGATCGATCGCGGCACTTCATCATGGTAAAGCGGGCGATGGTCTTGCCTCCAGTCTCGCAATGATAGGAATCTGCTTACCGACTTTTGTCATTGGTCCCCTGCTCGCACTCTTTTTTGGAGGAATTCTAGGTATCCTACCCTCGGTCGGATGGGTTTCAGCCGCTCAGTTTGGAGGGACGTTTCTACCCTGGACCTATCTAGTTCTGCCTACATTGACTCTTGCCATTCTCTACGCCGCTTTCATCACTCGGCTCTCAAGGTCAGGCTTAATTGAAACCCTGCAAAGCGATTTCATTCGTACTGCGCGAGCAAAAGGTCTTTCTTCCCGCCGAATTCTCTGGAGACATGCGCTTCCGGTGAGCGTGCTTCCCGTGGTCAATTTTCTCGGGCCTGCCCTTGCGGGAATTCTGACCGGGTCTTTCATAATAGAAACAATCTTCAATATCCCCGGCCTCGGCCAGTTTTTCGTAGAGGCGGCTATTGATCGCGACTACCCTCTTCTCCTCGGCTTGGTGGTGTTTTACGCGGCCCTAATCCTCGTCTTCAATCTCTTGGTCGATCTGGCTCAAGGAGCCTTAAATCCAAGAATCCGGGAAGGTATCGGAAAGTGAACACTCCAGCCGATTTTTCCGCTTCCGCCACGTCAGGACTCTTTCGCAAGCTGATTCATCGACCCATTGCCGCTGGGTCTCTCGCGGTATTCTTATTGATCACAATCGCCTGTTGGATTCTCCCGGTCCTTTGGATTTACGACGCAAACGAGACTCGATTGTCACT
This portion of the Verrucomicrobiota bacterium genome encodes:
- a CDS encoding aminotransferase class III-fold pyridoxal phosphate-dependent enzyme, whose amino-acid sequence is MSAFSDSRLAESRSLFERAVRVVPGGVYGHTSPAAGLPGVFPYFAESAEGCRFTDVDGNVYLDFMCGFGPIVLGYHHPEVEEAASEAKSKGNLYNQPSRGFVELAELLVDRVDFADWAVFGKNGSDVTTWALQVAREATGRKKILMLKGAYHGVDAWCAPGFGGIIEEDRQHIHRFTWNDLGSFRGMLNAFSGQVAAIFVTPYHHPSFAPSEMPEDGFLLEVQKECNRQGVVLVLDDIRTGFRLHTGGSHQRFGFQPDIACYCKALGNGFPISAAVGRDSLKSAAAKVFLTGSYWNNADAMAAARTCLMVIERDDIPEKIERVGDRLCRGLSDAASRFGYSLRCTGPRAAPYPFFEDDRDLRKIQDFCTRAVRKGAFFHPHHNWFLSAAHDDESVDEAISIASECLEEMVESHPVVIPG
- a CDS encoding ABC transporter permease produces the protein MLRYFLKRLLISIPVLFAVATITFFLVRAAPGDPFSDEKKIPETSREEIVAFYGLDKPIYKQYFQFLGNIARLDPGYSYSHSGYTVLEIVSHHFPITLAYALPGFLLALLLGIPLGSIAALHHGKAGDGLASSLAMIGICLPTFVIGPLLALFFGGILGILPSVGWVSAAQFGGTFLPWTYLVLPTLTLAILYAAFITRLSRSGLIETLQSDFIRTARAKGLSSRRILWRHALPVSVLPVVNFLGPALAGILTGSFIIETIFNIPGLGQFFVEAAIDRDYPLLLGLVVFYAALILVFNLLVDLAQGALNPRIREGIGK
- a CDS encoding inositol monophosphatase, giving the protein MPQGSEIDRRITVGLDLMRSQILPFHNSFGAVESEWKSDASRVTETDRIISDSIMSGIAREFSEDDCCSEELDLDSPKPLVSRFCWILDPVDGTNNFAIGMPNCAISLALLENGMPVYGWVYDFAGRQLIHGGAGRGIFVGDQQVERRVADLGEQTPIGIQFPLSKGILEKLLSVLNRERVRSLGSSTMEGVYVALGHLKGAVDFKVKVWDIAAFVAFFREFDVPYRFLRDPAFPLQLFDLKARSTPFVAGSNDFCEEIEALLSSSENSSLQE
- a CDS encoding septum formation initiator family protein yields the protein MEKVVRWILLASILTLLVIFAVVGRQSFKEYSQFREREIQLRERIETERAEYERQRKYYRKLMNDPVFLEAVVRERLGYVREGEVIFRFEEE
- a CDS encoding RNA pseudouridine synthase, with the protein product MIPSEWRALPWCRGVRVASSGVDWVVVEKPEGVLSHPNEEGDRSRSVLCLPYQPDKEEFTVTSELSLRLCHRLDGPTSGLLTLATGEKANWFRRAWEEGRVKKDYWAIVVGRPRDREFSWTDRLVKKRVSGKIRVEVGASGIAAETRGREITFSRNALPLTLLQLQPRTGRTHQLRVQAAAHRLPILGDRQYGDFRANRLFRQKSRGSRLFLHASRLQWKEGGRVMKVGSAIPQEFVDCFPGTARIRDLQSVKA